The DNA segment AATTACTGGGAATTCGGAGAAAAAATCATCTCTACCGCAATCAAGCTTATTGAGGGCGAAGATGTTCCATCAGAAATTCTTATTGAACCAAAGCTTATTATCAGAGGTTCCTGCAAAACTGAAAAATAACACAGGTTTATCTAAAATTTAAAATACTTAAAGATTCATATTTGAAAAATCCTTCATAATTGCTTACGTTAAATTATGGAGGACTTTTTTTATGAAAAAGATTTTTCTTACCGCAGCAGTTTTAACAGCAGCTGCCTCTGTTTCTGTCTACCCGGAAAAATTAACAATAAAAAATACAATAGGCTCAGATTTAGATACTCTTGGTGAATATGATTTATATTCACATACAAAACAGAAAGTGTATTCTGCATCAGGAGACACAATTTCTGAAAATGACAGTCTCGCTTTTGGAGATGAACTTCAGGCGGAATTCGAATCTGATTCAATAGAAATAAAAGGACGTCTGGAATTTTTATGGACTGATAATGAAGAAGCATATTCTGATCTTATTTTTATTCCATCGGGATACGTCTACTTTAAACCTTCACAATATTTTTCTATTGCAGCAGGTAATAATTTTTACAAACGGTTTTCAATTCCCTCAGCATATCTTGCCGCTGCAGATGATACTACTAAATACGGAAGACTGCTGACTGATTCTCTGGGGCACGAAGAATATTTTGGAACAGATTCTTTTTCTGTTTTCAGCAATGGTTTTGCTTTAGGTGCCACAAGTGAATGGAACTGGGGAGACTACAACCAGTTTAATCTTATCCTTGCAGCCGGTTCTACAATGTATCCGGGAAAAAATGAATTTGAATCGGCTTATGATTTTGGAACAGACTTTAACGTTACAGAGTTTATGGATTTTGGATTTACCATTCATAACTTTACGGCAGAGGATTATAAAATGGGATTCTTTGCAGGACTGACTTCTATAGATAATCTTATTCTCAATGCAGCTTTCTATTACAATTTTACAACTTCAGACTACCTGCCTGAAACCTGCGTCATCGGAAATGATGATGAAGACAATGATATTTACAAATTCAAAAAGCAGTCTACAAAATATGCTGTCGGCTTAAGCGGCGGATACAATTTTGAAAACCTCGGTTTCAGTATTTATGCAGATGTGATTTCCGGACTTAACGATGAATACATTGGAACTATAAAATACTATGACAGCAACGGAAACCTTATCGACACAAAAACAGCAACAATTTCCCGAGGTTCAACCATAGTAAAATATAAAAACGGAAAAGCAAAACGCAATGATAAATTTACTTCAGGTGCAATACCTTTCTATCATCAGCTCAGACTGTCAAAAACAATATCAGAAAACCTTGAACTGGAATTGAATTTCAAACTCAGGACGATGTTCGGAAATACAGATTCAACCTGGACTACCCTTTATCCGAAAGTCACCGTTGAACTTCCTTCTGATGCAGGGAGTATCAGTACAGGTATCCGGTTCGACTGGAACAATGCTCAATACGACGGACTTTCTTCAGTTTCAATTCCGCTTACCTGGAGCTATAAGTTTAAGAAAAAGTTCTAGCAAAAAAAAATGGGGCGCATCCGTAAACAAAATCCGGACACGCCCCAAATATAAATTTTTTTTTTTACAATACCGGCACCATCATATCTTCAGGATTTTCTATAATAATATTCAGATTACCGTTACGGGTTCTTAATTCATCAATAAAAGCTTTTGTATCAATATTTTTCTTCGGCTGAATCCAATACGAAATCGTAAACAGAGTTCCCATATTGGAAGTCTTTACATTTTTTACATCATACTTTTCAACATACTTTTCAAAAATATCTGTAAACACATCTTTGTAATTCATATCTTCAGGAATCGTAATTTTAAGAATCTGTTTATCTTCAACTTTCCAAAGTCGGGATGTCAGAACAAAAATAATGCTTACACAGAATACAAGAAGGAATCCAACAAAGTAACTGTTAAGACCGATTATAAGTCCCGTTGCAATTGAAAAGAAAACATAAAGAATGTCTTTTGAATCTCCAGGAATACTCCTGAAACGGCACAAAGCAAAAACCCCTGCAAGGGAAAGTGTCTTCTTAAGATCGCTGGCAATAAACGGAATCACAATAGTCATTATCACAGGAAGAAGCATAACTGTTATTACAAAATTCTTGGAAAACTTTTTATTTCTGTTTGCAAGAATATAACCGCAGGAAATCATCACTCCGGCAATAAGTCCAAGAATCATGTTCATAAAGATTGTTACATCTTCTGCCTTAATTGAAAAGCCCAATAAAAATTCTTTCATAATAAACCTCTGTCAGTAAATTTATTTTTTTGTCAGCACGTAATTTTTATATTCCGTACCGTATTTAGAAAAAGAAGTGCTGTAAATTTTCCTTGAAGAAAGGAACCTTACAAACCATAACGGAAAAGCCTTAAATGCCTTTGCTTCCATAAGCCACTTTCCTTCCGGAAGAAGCTGCTGTCCATATGCAGGAGAATCCAGTCTCAGATCTGTTCTCCGGGACTGAATGTTCCTGTCAATTGTCAGGCGAAAATCTGAATTATTTTTTTCAAAGAACGCAAGACGGTCATAAGAAATAAAAACCTTCGGTTTTAAATTATAAAAATTCATGATGTAATCTATTTCTTTCATAACCTGAGGATTCATTTTTACTTCAGGGTTTTGAGGTATTATTCCTTTTTCAAAATATTCATATACATCAGAAAGAATAAAAGCCGTGCGCCGCTTATTTACAACGTGATCATATTTCTTCTT comes from the Treponema rectale genome and includes:
- a CDS encoding polyphosphate polymerase domain-containing protein; the protein is MAIEVFNRREIKYMLDDDDKNALLSIIGEYMNSDPFNKDGKTYSICNLYLDTEADELIRKSLEKPVFKEKIRLRSYGTVALTDKVYLESKKKYDHVVNKRRTAFILSDVYEYFEKGIIPQNPEVKMNPQVMKEIDYIMNFYNLKPKVFISYDRLAFFEKNNSDFRLTIDRNIQSRRTDLRLDSPAYGQQLLPEGKWLMEAKAFKAFPLWFVRFLSSRKIYSTSFSKYGTEYKNYVLTKK
- a CDS encoding DUF4956 domain-containing protein, which codes for MKEFLLGFSIKAEDVTIFMNMILGLIAGVMISCGYILANRNKKFSKNFVITVMLLPVIMTIVIPFIASDLKKTLSLAGVFALCRFRSIPGDSKDILYVFFSIATGLIIGLNSYFVGFLLVFCVSIIFVLTSRLWKVEDKQILKITIPEDMNYKDVFTDIFEKYVEKYDVKNVKTSNMGTLFTISYWIQPKKNIDTKAFIDELRTRNGNLNIIIENPEDMMVPVL